GCTCTTCGGGGACCCGCGCTTGAATCCACGTCAAAATCTCATCGTCGGTATCGCGCGTCGCGATGGCTGCATCAAACGCATTCGACGTGATGCCCCAGCGGTCGAATACGCCGCGGTCCATAGGACACGGATAAATATAATCGTGAATCGTGCTGTCGCGTGCCGCGCGCCCCTTGTCGAAAACGCGTACTAACCAGAGGTAGCCGCCGAACGACTCACGTCCACGGCGCGGAAAAACTGACCCGCTGCGAAAATCCGTTGGCATCAAAATCCCTTCTCGTCCGTCGGTGATCTTCAAAACGCAGGCTGCCGTTCCTCGGTTGCGGAATCGCGAGGAACGATGTCTGCTGTGAAGTCGCAGACCCCTTCAGTCCTTCCCCAGCACGGCTACTACGAAAACGCGCTCCAGGCCGTTGGCCGCACGCCGCTGGTTCGGCTCAACAAGGTCATGGACGGCGCGAAGTGCCTTGTCCTCGCCAAGGTCGAGTACATGAACCCGGGCGGAAGCGTGAAAGACCGCCCGGCGGTCGCGATGCTCGAAGACGCCGAGAGCAGTGGAGTACTGCGTCCCGGCGCGACGATCATCGAAGCCACAAGCGGGAACACGGGGACGGGTCTTGCCATGGCCGCCGCAATTCGCGGTTATCGCTGCATCCTCGTAATGCCCGATAAAATGTCGAAAGAGAAGATCGATCTCTTGCGGGCGTACGGCGCGGAAGTGGTCGTGACGCCGACCAACGTCGCGAACGATTCACCCGAATCGTACTATTCGGTTGCGAGCCGGCTCGCCGCCGAGATCCCCGGCGCCTTCATTCCGGATCAATGGCACAATCACATGAATCCGGATGCGCATTTCAAATCCACTGGTCCTGAAATTTGGGAGCAGACGCAAGGACGCATCACCCACTTTGTCTGCGGCATGGGCACCGGCGGGACGATCTCGGGCACGGCACGCTTTCTCAAGGAACAGAATCCAAAGATCGTCGTGACGGGCGCTGACCCCGAAGGCTCGATCTATTCCGGCGACACGCCAAAATCGTACAAAGTCGAGGGAATCGGAATGTCGTATCTCCCGCAGACTGTCGACATGCGCGTAATCGATAAGATCTTACGTGTCTCAGACAAGGAATCGTTCCTCATGGCGCGCCGCATCGCACGCGAAGAGGGTCTGCTCGTCGGCGGTTCGTCGGGTACGGCAGTGGCTGCCGCCGCGCGCGTCGCACAGACTTTGAACGAAGGCGACGTTCTCGTCGTGGTCATGCCCGACTCGGGCCGCGGCTACATGTCGAAGATCTTCAACGACGAGTGGATGATCGCAAACGGTTTTCTCGAGGATCAGCGTGCGAAGGTCACCGTCGGCGACGTTCTGCGCAGCAAACGGCCGTTACCGCCGATGATCGCAATCGGTGAGGACGACGTCGTCAAGCACGCACTCGATCTTCTGCGCACGCACGGTATCTCGCAGATGCCAGTGATGCGCGGCGATACGGTCGTCGGGAGCGTGAACGACGTCGCGGTGATGCAGTCCGTCTTCGATCACTCGGATTTGATTCACAAACCGATCAAGGAAGTGATGGGCCGGCCATTTCCGACGCTCGACGTCGGCGCAGAAGTCGACCAGGCGTACAAGCTGTTAACGCTTGCGAATTCCGCGATCGTCGTCAGCGAACACGACAAGCCGATCGGGATCATCGCGCGACAAGACATCATCAGCTTCCTGAGCGCGACCTCTTAGCGTTCGTCGCGGACGCGTCGCGACTTCAAATCGGTTCGCGCCAGCGAATCGGGTTCACAGAGTTCGATTGCCGGACGTACGCCGGCTTTGGCCCGGACGGCGGTCGATAACTTCTCGGCGTATTCATCGGGTGCGTTTCCGGCATACTCGAGCCGGACGATCAGCTCGTCCATGTGCCGCTCCTTGCGAACCACGATCTCGAACTCGCCTGAGAACTCACCCACGAACGCACGTATCGCTTCTTCGATCGCGCTCGGATAAACGTTTTCGCCGCGGATGACGAGCATGTCGTCGATGCGCCCGATCACGCCGTGCGGGAAACGCGGATAGGTTCGTCCGCACGGACACGGCGCGTCGGTCCATTCCGCAAAGTCGCCGGAGACCAGACGAATCATCGGCTGACACTCACGATCGAGCGACGTATAGACCGGCGTGCCGTGAGCACCGAACGGGACACGGCGCCACGTCCCCGGATCGAGAAGCTCGGTGTACACGACGTCCTGCCACAAATGCATGCCGGTGCGCTCACTGCACTCACACAAATTCATCCAAGGAGTCATCTCGCCCATACTTCCGCTGTCGATGCAGATCACGCCGAATGTTTCTTCGATCAGATGCTTCGTCGCCGGGATTCCGGCGCCGGGCTCGCCGGAAAAGAACATGATACGGAAGCCGAGTTTTTGCGGATCGTAACCGATCGTCCGGGCCGTCTCCGCGAGGCGCAGCGCATATGACGGCGTTCCATAAAACGCGGTCGGCTGCATCTGATCGATCCAGGTCAGCGCCTGTTGCGTTTGTCCTTTCACGCCTGCACCAAACGGAAAGACGCTCGCGCCGAGCCGCTCCGCACCCATGAGCGCGCCCCACGATCCGACATAGAGCGAAAGTATCGAGCCGACGAAGACGCAATCATTCGGCCGCAGGCCGAAGCTCCACATGATGCGTGCGTGATCCTCGGCGATCGCATCCATATCGCGACGCGTCCACGCGAAGGCCGTTGGACGACCGCTCGTCCCCGAGGTACCGTGAATGCGTTTGACGTCCGCGACGTCGACGCACAGATAGGAACCGAACGGCGGATTCTCGGTTTGATCGGCGCGAAGATCGGCTTTCGAGATCGTCGGCACGCGCTCGAAATCAGCGAGGCTTCGAATATCGCCCGGCTCCAGTCCCGCAGCCGACCAGCGCTTACGATAGAAGGCTGAGCGTTCGTACGCCCATTGCATCGTCTTCTGAATTTTAGCGAGAACGACGGCATCGCGCTCATCCGGCGGCATCGTTTCGAGCCGCTCATCCCAATATTTCGATTTAGGCGGTGCGGCGATCATCGGTGCCTCGCTCTCGCACCAGGCGATTGATGCCGTCGATGAGATCTTGCGTCGTCGCATCCGCGTCGAAAATGTCGGCGACACCAAGGTCGCGCAACTTGGGCCGGTCTTCTTCCTGAATGACGCCGCCGGCGACCACGATCACGTCGTCCATTCCGCGCTCTTGCATAAGCGAGAAGACGCGAGGAAAGATCGTCATGTGCGCGCCCGACAGAATGCTGATGCCAACGACGTCGACGTCTTCTTGCAGCGCCGCCGTAACGATCATCTCAGGCGTCTGGTGCAGGCCGGTGTATACGACTTCCATTCCGGCGTCGCGTAACGCACGCGCCACGATCTTTGCGCCGCGGTCGTGTCCGTCCAGTCCGGGTTTTGCAACGAGTACCTTGATCGGCATTAGAAAATCGGCGTCTCCGTATATGTCCCAAAGATCGGCCGTAGCGCGTTGACGATCTCACCACCCGTCGCGCGGACCCGAACCGCTTCGAGCGTCGCCGGCATCAGGTTCTCGTCCGACTTCGCGACGCGAACGAGTTCCGCCAGCGTTTTTTCGACGTTGGCTTCGTCGCGTCGTTTCTTGACTGCTGCGAGGCGGCCAAGTTGCCGGTTTGAGGCGGCTTCATCGACGTGGTGGAGCTCGACTTTCGGATTCGCACTCTCGTCGCGGTACTTCGAAACGCCGACGAACTGGAATTCGCCGCGTTCCTTGCGTTTATGGAATTCGAAGGCCGCATCCGCGATCTCGGCTTGGAAGTAGTTGTCCTCGATGCAGCGGACGACGCCGCCGCGCCGGTCGATCTCAGCGAAATACGCGAACACGTCGCGCTCGATGTCGGCGGTCATCTTCTCGATCGCGTACGAGCCGGCTAGAGGGTCGATCGTGTTTGCGACGCCCGTCTCTTCGGCAATGATCTGCTGGGTACGCAAAGCGATCTTCATCGCCGGTTCGCTTGGAATCGCGAGCGCCTCATCGTAGCCGTTGGTGTGCAAGGACTGGGCCCCCCCGCACACCGCAGCCAGCGCTTCAATCGCCGTGCGCGCGATGTTGTTCAGGGGCTCGCGTGCCGTACAGGAAGCACCGGCCGTCTGGCAATGGAAGCGCAATCGCATCGACTCGGCTTTCTTCGCGCCGAACCGCTCCTTCATCACGCGCGCCCAAATGCGCCGTGCCGCCCGGAACTTGGCGACCTCTTCCAAGAAGTCGATCTGCGAGACGAAATAAAACGACAATCGCGGCGCAAACTCGTCGACGTCGATCCCGAGCTTGCGAACCTCCTCGACATACGCGATCCCGGCGCCAAGCGTGAACGCGACTTCTTGCACCGCCGTTGAGCCGGCCTCGCGCGTGTGATAACCGCTCACGTTGACCGGGTTGTAGCGCGGGAGATGCTTCGCCGAAAAGACGATCGAATCGCGCACGATCCGCATCGCCTGACGCGGCGGATAGATCCACTCCTTTTGCGCGATATACTCTTTGATGATGTCGTTCTGAACGGTACCCGACAGCTTCTTCCAGTCGAAGCCGCGCTCTTCGGCGACGACGAGATACATCGCGAGCAATATCCAGGCGCTCGGATTGATCGTCATAGAAACGGAGATCGTCTCGAGATCGATGTCGCGGTAGAGATCGTGCATGTCGTCGACGGTATCGACGGCGACACCCTCGCGCCCGACTTCGCCTTCGCTACGCACGTCGTCGCTGTCGTAACCCATCAACGTCGGCATATCGAAATCGGTCGAGATGCCGGTTTGACCTTGAGAGATGAGATACTTGAACCGCCCGTTGGTGTCGTCGGCCGTTCCGAAGCCCGCGATCTGTCGCATCGTCCACGGCTGCGCGCGATACATCGTCGGATACGGGCCGCGCGCGTAGGGAAACTGTCCCGGAAAGCCGAGATCGGCGATGTAGTCGAGATTCTCGATGTGCGCCGGCGTGTAGATGCGCTCGAGCGGCGTACCGCTGATCGTCCGAAACTCGGGCCGCCGCTCGGCACGCCGTTCCATGAACGGTAGGAGTGACATCTGCTCCCACTCGTGCTGCGCTTCGCGAATGTCGTCGGCGGTCGTTGCTTTCTCGCGCAATTGCATGTCGTCTCCTCGTCCGGCGAGAAGGGTAGTATACCATGCGATTCTCGACGCGAGCCATTCATACCGGTCAGGACGCGGACCCCACGACCGGCGCAACGATCGTACCGATTTACCAAACCTCAACGTACACGCAAACGGCCGTCGGCGAACACAAAGGGTTCGACTACAGTCGCACCGTGAATCCGACGCGCGTCGCACTCGAAACGCAGCTCGCGTCGCTCGAGGACGCCAAATTCTGCAGTGCGTTTGCGAGCGGTATGGCCGCGGCTTCGGCGACGCTCAACCTGCTCTCAGCGGGCGATCACGTGGTCGTCACGGACGACCTGTACGGCGGGACGTACCGGCTGTTTTCCCGCGTGCTTGCCCGCTACGGGCTCGAGTTCACGTACGTGGACATGACCGATGACGCGAGCATCCGCAGCGCTATGCGTCCGAGCACGCGTATGTTATGGCTCGAAACGCCAACGAATCCGCTGCTCAAGCTGATCGACATTGCTGCAATCGCGGCACTCAAAGGACCGCGTCAAGTCGTGGTGGTCGACAATACTTTTGCGACACCCTACTTGCAGTCGCCGCTCGCGCTCGGCGCAGACGTCGTCGTCCACTCGACGACAAAATATCTCGGCGGTCACAGCGACGTTATCGGTGGTGCGACGATGACGAACTCGCCCGAGATCGCCGAAACGATCAAATTTCATCAAAACGCCGTCGGCGGTGTGCCGGGACCAATGGATGCGTATCTCGTGATGCGCGGTGCCAAGACGCTCGCGATCCGGATGCGCGAACACGAAAAGAACGCGCGCACGATCGCGGAGTTTCTCGCCAAGCATGGTGAGGTCGAGCGCGTCTACTATCCCGGTCTCGAGTCGCATCCGCAACATCAGCTGGCCAAACGTCAGATGCGCGGATTCGGCGGGATGCTCAGCTTCGTGCTCCGCGGCCCGCAAGAACGTGCGCACGACTTCGTGCGACGGCTCAAATTTTTCAGCCTCGCTGAGAGCCTAGGCGGCGTCGAATCCTTGATCTCCATTCCAGCGCGTATGACGCACGGTTCGATTCCAAAGGAAGACCGCGAGCGGCGCGGCGTCACCGATGGGCTCATTCGCCTTTCCGTCGGTATCGAAGACGCTGACGATCTCGTTGCCGACCTCGATCACGCACTCTCGACCTCCCGAGCGGCCGCACTGACCTGATCCGCGGGGTCGGACTCTCCGCCGCGATCGCGACCAATGCGATCGCAATGATCGGAATCGGTCTTCTCATCACAATTCCGCTCGTCCTTGCCGCCTTGCACGGGCCGCTTTCGCTTGCGGCGTGGATATTGGGCGCGCTCGTCGCGATTTGCGACGGACTGGTATGGGCCGAGCTCGGCGCCGCTCTCCCGCGCTCGGGCGGGCTCTACGCGTTCTTTCTCGAGCTATTTGGTCCGCGCAGCGGGCGTCTGTTGGCGTTTCTTTTCGTCTGGCAGTTCGTGATCACGACGCCGTTCTTACTCGCCAGCGGATACATCGGTTTCGCGCAGTACGCGACCTATATTCTGCCCGCGCTGCGAGCCAGCGATCTTGCGCAGCATCTGCTTGCGGTTGCAATCGGCGTGGTGACGATCTTCTTGCTCGCACGCGTCATCGTTCGCGTCGCCTTGATCTCGGTCGTGCTCTTCGGCGCTGCGACCCTGACGCTCGTCATCGTAACGCTCGCCGCTTGGATCCGTTTCGATCCGCATCTCGCCTTTACGCCCGATCCCCAAGCTCACACATTTTGGCCTTTGATCGCGGGTCTGGGCAGCGGACTGACCGTGACCCTTTACGACTATCTCGGCTACAACACGATAACCAGCATCGGCGAGGAAGTAATTACGCCGGCGAAGACGATCCCGCGCTCGATCATCGCCGCCGTCGCGATCGTCGCCGCATTGTATCTCGCGTTGCAGACCGGGATTCTTGGATCCACGCCGTGGCAGCAGTTGCTCGGCGCCTCATTCGTTGCATCAACCGTCGTCGAACGCGCACTCGGAGCGCCGTTTGCGAGCGCGGTTACCGTGCTCATCCTCATCACCGCATTCGCGTCGACCTTTGCGCTCTTGCTTGCGGCTTCGCGCGTTCCGTATGCGGCTGCCCGCGACGGACTATTTCTTGCAGTTTTTGCGCGACTGCATCCGCGCGACGCCTATCCGGTCGTCTCGCTTGTCGCAATCGGCGTCGCGGCGCTCGCCTGCTGCTTCCTGCCGCTCGATCAAATCATCGCGATCATCGGCGTCGGCATCGTCGTGCTGGGCGGGATCGGGGCATTTGCGTCGATTCTACGCCTGCGCGGCGCAGACGTTGCGATGCCGTATCGCATGCCGCTCTTTCCGTTGCCGCCGTTGATCGCGCTCGCAGCGTGGGTTTACGTCGTCCTGAGCGCAGGCGTCGTCGCGGACGTCTTTACGCTGCTCTCGCTCGCCGCCGGCGCGCTCGTCTACGTTTACTCCCGGTCGAGAACCTCGGCCAAAGCCGGAAGCGAAACGTCGTAACGATAGCCGATCCGCATGTGGTCATCATCGAACTCTTCGTGCCGTACGTCGAGACCCAGATCGCGAATCTGCTGCGCCATGACGCGCGCTCCGATATCCAAGCCGTATTCGTCACGCCGTCCACAATCGATATACCGTAGACGTAGCGCCGCGAGCTCCGTTCGCTTGTGCGGGATCTGCTCGGTCGGATCGAATGCGAGCCACCGCGCCCAAACGTCGTCTCGGAACGCACCGGTTTTCACGTCGATCGGCAAATCGAACGCGAACGCTTTTGCGGCCGTCGGCGAATACGCCGCCGCATACCCGAGCATCTCCATCGTGGAGACCTCTTCAAACTTTGGCTTCTCTTTCGCCTCGAAGGCTTGGACGAACGCTTCGAAGTTTGGATATCTCTCCAAGACGCGTCCGCACGTGATGAGCGACTTCACCTGGCACATTCGGAAATACGAATCGCCACTGTGCGATGCGAACGCCCCGAAATGCCCGGGATAGTTCATCGTAAGATACAACGATCCGAAGCCACCGGTCGATTTTCCGAGTACGCCTCTTCCCTCGGCTCGCGGAATCGTACGATAATTTCGATCGACGTGCGCGAGCGTCTCGTGCACCACGTATGATGCGTAGTCCCCGTTGTGAATCGAGTTGACGTACTGCGATCCGCCCAGGCGCGTCACGCCGTCGACGATCACCATGATCGCGGGCGACATCTTCTTTCCGGCGATCAAACGGTCGAGACGTTGGACGACGTTCTTCTCCCACAGGCGCGTGCCGACGACGCCGGCCAGATCGCCCGTATATCCGTGCAGCAGATACAGAACCGGATAGCGTCTCGAGCCTTCGGGGTCATAACCCGGCGGCGTGTAAACGCCCAGCGGGCGGTCCGAACGATCGCCGAGAGGATTGTTGGCCAGTGCTTTGCTTTCGAAGGCATCCAGCGCAACGATTCCCTCGATTCCGAGGAGGTCCGAGAGATCGTTGCGCGTTCGCGATATCGTGCGCATCACTAAAGGTGTCCCATGTGCGCGCCAGCCGCAAGACTCCCCCCTGCTACACGCGAAAGCCGCATACGGACGGGGGAGTGGCGGAACGGTCTACGCAGTCGCCTCAAAAGCGACCGGGTGAAAGCCCTTGTGGGTTCAAATCCCACCTCCCCCACCAGGCCTTGCTAAAAGTTTACGGTCCCCATACCGATAACTGACCGTTATCCTGTGGACGGGCAAGGGAGCCCCCCGGCGTCGTGGAACCGCAAACTACGATGACGACGACTATCAGCTCGGCTCGACCTTCGCATACCTACTCACCACTAGAGTTCGAACACGAAGCCCGCCGCATCGAAGCGCTTACG
Above is a genomic segment from Candidatus Baltobacteraceae bacterium containing:
- a CDS encoding DUF5069 domain-containing protein; its protein translation is MPTDFRSGSVFPRRGRESFGGYLWLVRVFDKGRAARDSTIHDYIYPCPMDRGVFDRWGITSNAFDAAIATRDTDDEILTWIQARVPEERREAANRWLLDEKNANLDRQDAEEGVVPA
- a CDS encoding cystathionine beta-synthase, whose amino-acid sequence is MSAVKSQTPSVLPQHGYYENALQAVGRTPLVRLNKVMDGAKCLVLAKVEYMNPGGSVKDRPAVAMLEDAESSGVLRPGATIIEATSGNTGTGLAMAAAIRGYRCILVMPDKMSKEKIDLLRAYGAEVVVTPTNVANDSPESYYSVASRLAAEIPGAFIPDQWHNHMNPDAHFKSTGPEIWEQTQGRITHFVCGMGTGGTISGTARFLKEQNPKIVVTGADPEGSIYSGDTPKSYKVEGIGMSYLPQTVDMRVIDKILRVSDKESFLMARRIAREEGLLVGGSSGTAVAAAARVAQTLNEGDVLVVVMPDSGRGYMSKIFNDEWMIANGFLEDQRAKVTVGDVLRSKRPLPPMIAIGEDDVVKHALDLLRTHGISQMPVMRGDTVVGSVNDVAVMQSVFDHSDLIHKPIKEVMGRPFPTLDVGAEVDQAYKLLTLANSAIVVSEHDKPIGIIARQDIISFLSATS
- a CDS encoding cobalamin B12-binding domain-containing protein — its product is MPIKVLVAKPGLDGHDRGAKIVARALRDAGMEVVYTGLHQTPEMIVTAALQEDVDVVGISILSGAHMTIFPRVFSLMQERGMDDVIVVAGGVIQEEDRPKLRDLGVADIFDADATTQDLIDGINRLVRERGTDDRRTA
- a CDS encoding methylmalonyl-CoA mutase family protein, whose product is MQLREKATTADDIREAQHEWEQMSLLPFMERRAERRPEFRTISGTPLERIYTPAHIENLDYIADLGFPGQFPYARGPYPTMYRAQPWTMRQIAGFGTADDTNGRFKYLISQGQTGISTDFDMPTLMGYDSDDVRSEGEVGREGVAVDTVDDMHDLYRDIDLETISVSMTINPSAWILLAMYLVVAEERGFDWKKLSGTVQNDIIKEYIAQKEWIYPPRQAMRIVRDSIVFSAKHLPRYNPVNVSGYHTREAGSTAVQEVAFTLGAGIAYVEEVRKLGIDVDEFAPRLSFYFVSQIDFLEEVAKFRAARRIWARVMKERFGAKKAESMRLRFHCQTAGASCTAREPLNNIARTAIEALAAVCGGAQSLHTNGYDEALAIPSEPAMKIALRTQQIIAEETGVANTIDPLAGSYAIEKMTADIERDVFAYFAEIDRRGGVVRCIEDNYFQAEIADAAFEFHKRKERGEFQFVGVSKYRDESANPKVELHHVDEAASNRQLGRLAAVKKRRDEANVEKTLAELVRVAKSDENLMPATLEAVRVRATGGEIVNALRPIFGTYTETPIF
- a CDS encoding cystathionine gamma-synthase; translated protein: MRFSTRAIHTGQDADPTTGATIVPIYQTSTYTQTAVGEHKGFDYSRTVNPTRVALETQLASLEDAKFCSAFASGMAAASATLNLLSAGDHVVVTDDLYGGTYRLFSRVLARYGLEFTYVDMTDDASIRSAMRPSTRMLWLETPTNPLLKLIDIAAIAALKGPRQVVVVDNTFATPYLQSPLALGADVVVHSTTKYLGGHSDVIGGATMTNSPEIAETIKFHQNAVGGVPGPMDAYLVMRGAKTLAIRMREHEKNARTIAEFLAKHGEVERVYYPGLESHPQHQLAKRQMRGFGGMLSFVLRGPQERAHDFVRRLKFFSLAESLGGVESLISIPARMTHGSIPKEDRERRGVTDGLIRLSVGIEDADDLVADLDHALSTSRAAALT
- a CDS encoding amino acid permease, with amino-acid sequence MIGIGLLITIPLVLAALHGPLSLAAWILGALVAICDGLVWAELGAALPRSGGLYAFFLELFGPRSGRLLAFLFVWQFVITTPFLLASGYIGFAQYATYILPALRASDLAQHLLAVAIGVVTIFLLARVIVRVALISVVLFGAATLTLVIVTLAAWIRFDPHLAFTPDPQAHTFWPLIAGLGSGLTVTLYDYLGYNTITSIGEEVITPAKTIPRSIIAAVAIVAALYLALQTGILGSTPWQQLLGASFVASTVVERALGAPFASAVTVLILITAFASTFALLLAASRVPYAAARDGLFLAVFARLHPRDAYPVVSLVAIGVAALACCFLPLDQIIAIIGVGIVVLGGIGAFASILRLRGADVAMPYRMPLFPLPPLIALAAWVYVVLSAGVVADVFTLLSLAAGALVYVYSRSRTSAKAGSETS
- a CDS encoding alpha/beta hydrolase-fold protein — encoded protein: MRTISRTRNDLSDLLGIEGIVALDAFESKALANNPLGDRSDRPLGVYTPPGYDPEGSRRYPVLYLLHGYTGDLAGVVGTRLWEKNVVQRLDRLIAGKKMSPAIMVIVDGVTRLGGSQYVNSIHNGDYASYVVHETLAHVDRNYRTIPRAEGRGVLGKSTGGFGSLYLTMNYPGHFGAFASHSGDSYFRMCQVKSLITCGRVLERYPNFEAFVQAFEAKEKPKFEEVSTMEMLGYAAAYSPTAAKAFAFDLPIDVKTGAFRDDVWARWLAFDPTEQIPHKRTELAALRLRYIDCGRRDEYGLDIGARVMAQQIRDLGLDVRHEEFDDDHMRIGYRYDVSLPALAEVLDRE